The following are encoded in a window of Brevibacillus ruminantium genomic DNA:
- the ilvD gene encoding dihydroxy-acid dehydratase yields MIKKGFDRAPHRSLLRAAGVKDEDFDKPFIAICNSYIDIIPGHVHLQEFGKVVKEAVRAAGMVPFEFNTIGVDDGIAMGHIGMRYSLPSRELIADSLETVVAAHWFDGMICIPNCDKITPGMIMGALRVNIPTVFVTGGPMKAGKTSDGRSISLSSVFEGVGAYQAGLIDDKQLDELEQFGCPTCGSCSGMFTANSMNCLAEAIGLALPGNGTILAVSPERKELVKASAEKLKELIARDIKPRDIVTLEAIDDAFALDMAMGGSTNTVLHTLAIAQEAGIDYPLERINEVAKRVPYLCKLAPASDYHIEDCHNAGGVSAILNELTKKAGALHPDRITVTGKTLAENIADAKITDTQVIRSLDNPYSHTGGLSVLFGNLAPQGSIIKTGGVDPSIKRHEGPAICFDSQEEALAGIAEGKIKSGHVVVIRYEGPKGGPGMPEMLAPTSQIVGMGLGKEVALVTDGRFSGASRGISIGHISPEAAEGGPIAFVQDGDIISIDLEERSIELHISPDELARRQANWTEFEPKVKTGYLARYSKMVTNASNGATLKI; encoded by the coding sequence ATGATCAAAAAAGGCTTCGACCGCGCACCGCACCGCAGCCTGCTGCGTGCAGCCGGAGTAAAGGACGAGGATTTCGATAAACCGTTTATTGCGATTTGCAACTCATACATTGATATCATTCCCGGTCACGTTCACCTGCAGGAATTCGGGAAAGTCGTAAAGGAAGCGGTTCGTGCAGCAGGCATGGTGCCGTTTGAGTTCAACACGATCGGGGTCGACGATGGCATCGCGATGGGACATATCGGGATGCGCTATTCCCTGCCGAGTCGCGAGCTGATTGCCGACAGCCTGGAAACGGTTGTGGCTGCTCACTGGTTCGACGGCATGATCTGTATTCCCAACTGCGATAAAATCACCCCTGGCATGATCATGGGTGCGCTGCGTGTCAACATTCCTACAGTGTTTGTGACTGGCGGCCCGATGAAAGCAGGAAAAACAAGCGATGGTCGTTCCATCTCTCTCTCCTCTGTTTTTGAGGGAGTCGGTGCGTATCAAGCAGGCCTGATCGATGACAAGCAGTTGGACGAGCTGGAACAGTTCGGCTGTCCTACTTGCGGTTCCTGTTCCGGCATGTTCACCGCCAACTCCATGAACTGCCTGGCCGAAGCGATCGGACTGGCTCTGCCTGGCAATGGAACCATTCTGGCTGTCTCCCCAGAGCGCAAAGAGCTGGTGAAGGCTTCTGCCGAAAAGTTGAAAGAACTGATCGCCCGCGACATCAAGCCGCGTGATATTGTTACGCTGGAAGCGATTGACGATGCCTTTGCCCTCGACATGGCGATGGGCGGCTCGACCAATACCGTTCTGCACACACTGGCGATCGCACAGGAAGCTGGCATCGACTATCCACTGGAGCGCATTAATGAAGTGGCCAAGCGTGTTCCATACCTGTGCAAGCTGGCACCCGCCTCCGATTACCATATCGAAGATTGCCACAATGCAGGCGGCGTATCCGCGATCCTGAATGAGCTGACCAAAAAAGCAGGCGCTCTCCATCCAGACCGCATCACCGTAACTGGAAAAACGCTGGCGGAGAACATCGCCGACGCAAAAATCACGGACACACAAGTGATTCGCTCCCTGGACAACCCGTACAGCCATACAGGCGGGCTCTCCGTTCTTTTCGGCAATCTGGCTCCACAGGGTTCCATCATCAAAACGGGCGGTGTCGATCCATCCATCAAACGGCATGAAGGTCCAGCCATCTGCTTTGATTCCCAGGAAGAAGCGCTGGCGGGCATCGCGGAAGGCAAAATCAAATCCGGCCATGTCGTCGTGATCCGCTACGAGGGGCCAAAAGGCGGTCCTGGCATGCCAGAAATGCTCGCTCCTACCTCGCAAATCGTGGGAATGGGACTGGGCAAAGAAGTTGCGCTGGTAACAGACGGCCGATTCTCCGGCGCCTCCCGCGGCATCAGCATCGGGCATATCTCACCTGAAGCTGCAGAGGGTGGTCCAATCGCTTTCGTACAGGATGGCGACATCATCAGCATCGATCTGGAAGAGCGCTCCATCGAGCTGCACATCTCTCCAGACGAGCTTGCTCGCCGCCAGGCTAACTGGACCGAGTTTGAGCCGAAAGTAAAGACTGGTTATCTGGCCCGTTACTCGAAGATGGTAACCAATGCGAGCAACGGTGCAACTTTGAAAATCTAA